In Aquila chrysaetos chrysaetos chromosome 10, bAquChr1.4, whole genome shotgun sequence, the following proteins share a genomic window:
- the SERPINF1 gene encoding pigment epithelium-derived factor — MRIPVVLLFLGLLTVPSRSQNSATEQNSATADGANAGEVEEEDPFYKTPVNKLAAAVSNFGYDLYRQQSSRTATANVLLSPFSLATALSGLSLGAGERTEDVISRALFYDLLNKAEVHNTYKDLLTSVSGPEKSMKSASRIVLEKRLRVKPGFHSQLEKSYKMRLRALSGNTQLDLQEINNWVRQQTKGRIMRFMKDMPADVSILLAGAAYFKGTWKTKFDTKKTALKDFHLDEDRTVKVSMMSDPKAILRYGFDSELNCKIAQLPLTEGISAMFFLPTKVIQNMSLIEESLTSEFIHDVDRELKTVHAVLSLPKLKLNYEEALGNTLKETRLQSLFTSPDFTMISAKPVKLSHVQHKAILELSEDGERSTPNPGVNAARLTFPIEYHVDRPFLLVLRDDTTGTLLFIGKVLDPRSV; from the exons ATGCGGATTCCAGTGGTTCTCCTTTTCCTGGGTCTCTTAACTGTCCCAAGCAGATCCCAGAACTCGGCTACTGAGCAG AACTCTGCCACTGCTGATGGAGCTAACGCCGGTGAGGTCGAAGAGGAAGATCCATTCTATAAGACCCCTGTAAACAAGCTGGCAGCTGCAGTCTCCAACTTTGGCTATGACCTGTACCGTCAGCAATCTAGCCGGACAGCCACTGCCAATGTGCTACTGTCTCCATTCAGCCTGGCTACAGCACTGTCTGGTCTCTCGCTTG GGGCTGGAGAACGAACAGAAGATGTGATTTCTCGCGCTCTCTTCTATGATCTGCTTAACAAAGCTGAGGTCCACAACACTTACAAAGACCTACTGACCAGCGTGTCTGGACCAGAGAAGAGCATGAAAAGTGCTTCCCGTATCGTCTTGGAGAAAA GACTGAGGGTGAAGCCTGGTTTTCACAGCCAACTAGAGAAGTCCTACAAGATGCGCCTGAGGGCCCTAAGTGGCAATACCCAGTTAGACCTCCAAGAAATCAACAACTGGGTACGACAGCAGACAAAGGGAAGGATTATGCGGTTTATGAAGGACATGCCCGCAGATGTCAGTATTCTCCTTGCTGGGGCTGCTTACTTCAAGG ggacaTGGAAAACCAAGTTTGACACCAAGAAGACTGCCTTGAAGGACTTCCATCTGGATGAGGACAGAACTGTGAAGGTGTCCATGATGTCAGACCCCAAAGCTATACTGCGATATGGTTTTGACTCAGAACTCAACTGCAAG ATTGCCCAGCTGCCATTGACAGAGGGAATCAGTGCCATGTTCTTCCTGCCTACGAAGGTGATCCAGAATATGAGTCTGATTGAGGAAAGCCTTACTTCTGAATTTATCCACGATGTAGACAGGGAGCTGAAGACAGTCCATGCTGTGCTAAGCTTGCCCAAACTAAAGCTGAACTATGAAGAGGCACTTGGCAACACACTAAAGGAGACAA gGCTCCAATCACTTTTCACATCACCTGATTTTACCATGATTTCTGCCAAACCTGTTAAGCTATCTCACGTGCAACACAAGGCAATCCTGGAGCTTAGTGAAGATGGGGAAAGATCCACACCAAATCCTGGGGTGAATGCTGCTCGTCTGACCTTCCCCATAGAATATCATGTGGACAGACCTTTCCTTCTTGTACTGCGAGATGATACCACTGGAACCCTCCTCTTCATTGGCAAGGTCCTGGATCCCAGGAGTGTTTAG
- the SMYD4 gene encoding SET and MYND domain-containing protein 4 isoform X3, which produces MALPVEEWRLYAARRWAELEPVLRERLAAASLHDTLRLGCGLLRPEAVAVLRRLCRRAPAGKEPAAARFYREEGNRLFGRRHYGTAVRLYSQAASHEPPGSPEVSVCFANRSAALFHLRCFEVCLEDIARAESHGYPDRLLPKVLLRKAECLLCLGRLQDAADALSVVENKIAMDGIMTSPTHQALLKKLSQLKIKIHEKESCPEPARETCGDVQRRSEIWEENDSISGASSSLSLNFDIERGRHLVASQDILPGQSLLKEEAFVSVLCPGESRLLQDSSETVWDTRVTNADLYCHRCLRQLLASVPCRGCSYAKYCSQSCADMAWEQYHRTECSLGALLLTLGVFCHVALRTVLLAGFAEVSRLVEWSHDDDKDLHNPEARCKHLSEAPDTRAGTRSIPGCNDNGQYQSSYQAVFNLLPHAEKHSPEHKFLCMLSVVAICKQLQEAGLEAAVLNQESSEKWSKPKTCEKTSGELSPELKTMAEAMLRHVLQLQCNAQAITVMQESGSGDSAVVNKKLVRLATAFFPVLSLLNHSCCPNISVSFSGTAATVRASQAIPSGQEIFHCYDQAIKMLLKCQMDAGNFLSPGHLLMGEMEDHLAQVYATLGKWQEAARHLERSIEIVEMHHGPSSVEMGHELFKLAQILFNGFAVSEALSTIQRAEEILSVHCGPQSTQIQELQEMKTCLSELPRSILQRT; this is translated from the exons ATGGCGCTGCCGGTAGAGGAGTGGCGGCTGTACGCCGCCCGGCGCTGGGCCGAGCTGGAGCCGGTGCTGCGGGAGCGGTTGGCGGCGGCGTCGCTGCACGACACGTTGCGCCTGGGCTGCGGCCTCCTCCG GCCCGAGGCGGTGGCGGTTCTGAGGCGGCTGTGCCGCCGGGCGCCCGCGGGCAAGGAGCCGGCGGCCGCGCGCTTCTACCGGGAGGAGGGAAACCGGCTGTTCGGCCGCCGCCATTACGGTACCGCCGTGAGGCTCTACTCGCAG GCGGCATCCCACGagccccccggcagccccgaGGTGTCCGTTTGCTTCGCCAACCGCTCCGCCGCCCTCTTCCACCTCAGGTGCTTTGAG GTTTGTTTGGAAGATATTGCCAGGGCTGAAAGTCATGGCTATCCAGACAGGCTGCTGCCCAAGGTCTTGCTTCGGAAGGCTGAATGTCTGCTGTGTTTGGGGAGGTTACAGGATGCAGCAGACGCCCTCAGTGTGGTGGAGAATAAAATTGCTATGGATGGCATCATGACTAGTCCTACACACCAGGCGCTGCTAAAAAAGTTAAGTCAACTGAAGATTAAAATACATGAGAAAGAGAGCTGTCCAGAGCCTGCAAGAGAAACATGTGGTGACGTTCAAAGAAGGTCAGAGATCTGGGAAGAGAATGACAGTATTTCAGGCGCATCTTCATCATTGAGCTTGAATTTTGATATAGAGAGAGGACGTCACTTGGTGGCCTCCCAGGACATCCTGCCAGGACAGAGCCTGTTGAAAGAGGAGGCCTTTGTAAGCGTGCTCTGCCCAGGGGAGAGCCGCCTTCTGCAGGACAGCAGTGAAACGGTGTGGGATACTCGAGTCACTAATGCAGATCTTTATTGCCACCGTTGTCTGAGGCAGCTCTTAGCCTCAGTGCCTTGCCGTGGGTGCAGTTATGCAAAGTactgcagccagagctgtgcAGACATGGCATGGGAGCAGTACCACAGGACAGAGTGCTCCCTGGGAGCGCTGCTTCTCACATTAGGGGTCTTCTGCCATGTTGCCTTGAGGACTGTTCTGCTGGCGGGATTTGCAGAGGTTAGCAGGCTGGTAGAATGGTCCCATGATGATGACAAGGACCTTCATAACCCTGAGGCAAGATGCAAACATCTCAGTGAGGCACCAGATACAAGAGCTGGTACCAGAAGTATCCCTGGTTGTAATGACAATGGTCAGTACCAGAGTTCTTACCAAGCTGTGTTCAACCTTTTGCCCCATGCTGAGAAGCATAGCCCTGAACATAAGTTCCTTTGCATGCTGAGTGTAGTAGCTATATGCAAACAACTGCAAGAAGCTGGCCTAGAGGCTGCTGTTTTGAATCAGGAATCATCTGAGAAGTGGTCCAAACCAAAGACATGTGAAAAAACATCGGGTGAATTGTCTCCAGAGCTGAAGACTATGGCAGAAGCGATGCTGAGGCATGTGTTGCAGCTGCAATGTAATGCACAAGCGATCACTGTAATGCAGGAGTCAG GATCCGGAGATAGTGCTGTTGTAAATAAGAAGCTTGTGCGCCTGGCGACAGCCTTCTTTCCTGTCCTCAGCCTTCTGAACCATTCGTGCTGTCCCAATATCAGCGTGTCATTTAGTGGGACAGCTGCCACTGTCAGGGCATCACAGGCAATCCCAAGCGGCCAAGAGATTTTCCATTGCTATG ATCAAGCTATCAAAATGCTCCTGAAGTGTCAGATGGATGCTGGAAACTTCTTGTCTCCAGGGCATTTGCTGATGGGAGAGATGGAGGATCATCTGGCACAGGTCTATGCTACTCTTG ggAAGTGGCAGGAAGCAGCCAGACACCTGGAGAGGAGTATTGAAATTGTGGAAATGCATCATGGGCCATCAAGTGTAGAAATGGGTCATGAACTTTTCAAGCTAGCACAAATTCTCTTCAATGG ATTTGCGGTTTCTGAAGCTCTGAGCACAATTCAAAGAGCAGAGGAGATTTTGTCAGTGCACTGTGGTCCTCAGAGTACTCAGATCCAGGAACTACAAGAGATGAAGACCTGTCTGTCAGAGCTTCCCAGAAGCATCCTTCAGAGGACTTAA
- the SMYD4 gene encoding SET and MYND domain-containing protein 4 isoform X1, with product MALPVEEWRLYAARRWAELEPVLRERLAAASLHDTLRLGCGLLRPEAVAVLRRLCRRAPAGKEPAAARFYREEGNRLFGRRHYGTAVRLYSQAASHEPPGSPEVSVCFANRSAALFHLRCFEVCLEDIARAESHGYPDRLLPKVLLRKAECLLCLGRLQDAADALSVVENKIAMDGIMTSPTHQALLKKLSQLKIKIHEKESCPEPARETCGDVQRRSEIWEENDSISGASSSLSLNFDIERGRHLVASQDILPGQSLLKEEAFVSVLCPGESRLLQDSSETVWDTRVTNADLYCHRCLRQLLASVPCRGCSYAKYCSQSCADMAWEQYHRTECSLGALLLTLGVFCHVALRTVLLAGFAEVSRLVEWSHDDDKDLHNPEARCKHLSEAPDTRAGTRSIPGCNDNGQYQSSYQAVFNLLPHAEKHSPEHKFLCMLSVVAICKQLQEAGLEAAVLNQESSEKWSKPKTCEKTSGELSPELKTMAEAMLRHVLQLQCNAQAITVMQESGSGDSAVVNKKLVRLATAFFPVLSLLNHSCCPNISVSFSGTAATVRASQAIPSGQEIFHCYGPHRCRMRVAERQQLLSQYFFECRCQACLDELESDVKSVASMRNSFCCPSCRAPVQGEEMLCCSNEACAISVSRESLSRRLWDLQQQIKKALELLRDRKADQAIKMLLKCQMDAGNFLSPGHLLMGEMEDHLAQVYATLGKWQEAARHLERSIEIVEMHHGPSSVEMGHELFKLAQILFNGFAVSEALSTIQRAEEILSVHCGPQSTQIQELQEMKTCLSELPRSILQRT from the exons ATGGCGCTGCCGGTAGAGGAGTGGCGGCTGTACGCCGCCCGGCGCTGGGCCGAGCTGGAGCCGGTGCTGCGGGAGCGGTTGGCGGCGGCGTCGCTGCACGACACGTTGCGCCTGGGCTGCGGCCTCCTCCG GCCCGAGGCGGTGGCGGTTCTGAGGCGGCTGTGCCGCCGGGCGCCCGCGGGCAAGGAGCCGGCGGCCGCGCGCTTCTACCGGGAGGAGGGAAACCGGCTGTTCGGCCGCCGCCATTACGGTACCGCCGTGAGGCTCTACTCGCAG GCGGCATCCCACGagccccccggcagccccgaGGTGTCCGTTTGCTTCGCCAACCGCTCCGCCGCCCTCTTCCACCTCAGGTGCTTTGAG GTTTGTTTGGAAGATATTGCCAGGGCTGAAAGTCATGGCTATCCAGACAGGCTGCTGCCCAAGGTCTTGCTTCGGAAGGCTGAATGTCTGCTGTGTTTGGGGAGGTTACAGGATGCAGCAGACGCCCTCAGTGTGGTGGAGAATAAAATTGCTATGGATGGCATCATGACTAGTCCTACACACCAGGCGCTGCTAAAAAAGTTAAGTCAACTGAAGATTAAAATACATGAGAAAGAGAGCTGTCCAGAGCCTGCAAGAGAAACATGTGGTGACGTTCAAAGAAGGTCAGAGATCTGGGAAGAGAATGACAGTATTTCAGGCGCATCTTCATCATTGAGCTTGAATTTTGATATAGAGAGAGGACGTCACTTGGTGGCCTCCCAGGACATCCTGCCAGGACAGAGCCTGTTGAAAGAGGAGGCCTTTGTAAGCGTGCTCTGCCCAGGGGAGAGCCGCCTTCTGCAGGACAGCAGTGAAACGGTGTGGGATACTCGAGTCACTAATGCAGATCTTTATTGCCACCGTTGTCTGAGGCAGCTCTTAGCCTCAGTGCCTTGCCGTGGGTGCAGTTATGCAAAGTactgcagccagagctgtgcAGACATGGCATGGGAGCAGTACCACAGGACAGAGTGCTCCCTGGGAGCGCTGCTTCTCACATTAGGGGTCTTCTGCCATGTTGCCTTGAGGACTGTTCTGCTGGCGGGATTTGCAGAGGTTAGCAGGCTGGTAGAATGGTCCCATGATGATGACAAGGACCTTCATAACCCTGAGGCAAGATGCAAACATCTCAGTGAGGCACCAGATACAAGAGCTGGTACCAGAAGTATCCCTGGTTGTAATGACAATGGTCAGTACCAGAGTTCTTACCAAGCTGTGTTCAACCTTTTGCCCCATGCTGAGAAGCATAGCCCTGAACATAAGTTCCTTTGCATGCTGAGTGTAGTAGCTATATGCAAACAACTGCAAGAAGCTGGCCTAGAGGCTGCTGTTTTGAATCAGGAATCATCTGAGAAGTGGTCCAAACCAAAGACATGTGAAAAAACATCGGGTGAATTGTCTCCAGAGCTGAAGACTATGGCAGAAGCGATGCTGAGGCATGTGTTGCAGCTGCAATGTAATGCACAAGCGATCACTGTAATGCAGGAGTCAG GATCCGGAGATAGTGCTGTTGTAAATAAGAAGCTTGTGCGCCTGGCGACAGCCTTCTTTCCTGTCCTCAGCCTTCTGAACCATTCGTGCTGTCCCAATATCAGCGTGTCATTTAGTGGGACAGCTGCCACTGTCAGGGCATCACAGGCAATCCCAAGCGGCCAAGAGATTTTCCATTGCTATG GGCCTCACCGATGTAGAATGAGGGTTGCTGAGAGACAACAGCTTCTCAGTCAATATTTCTTCGAGTGTCGCTGTCAGGCATGCCTTGATGAGTTAGAGTCTGATGTCAAGAGCGTGGCGTCTATGAGAAACTCATTCTGCTGTCCTAGCTGCCGGGCTCCAGTGCAG GGGGAAGAGATGCTTTGTTGTTCAAATGAAGCTTGTGCAATCTCAGTCAGCAGAGAGAGCCTGTCACGCCGTTTATGGGACCTTCAGCAACAAATCAAGAAAGCGTTAGAACTGCTAAGAGACAGGAAGGCTG ATCAAGCTATCAAAATGCTCCTGAAGTGTCAGATGGATGCTGGAAACTTCTTGTCTCCAGGGCATTTGCTGATGGGAGAGATGGAGGATCATCTGGCACAGGTCTATGCTACTCTTG ggAAGTGGCAGGAAGCAGCCAGACACCTGGAGAGGAGTATTGAAATTGTGGAAATGCATCATGGGCCATCAAGTGTAGAAATGGGTCATGAACTTTTCAAGCTAGCACAAATTCTCTTCAATGG ATTTGCGGTTTCTGAAGCTCTGAGCACAATTCAAAGAGCAGAGGAGATTTTGTCAGTGCACTGTGGTCCTCAGAGTACTCAGATCCAGGAACTACAAGAGATGAAGACCTGTCTGTCAGAGCTTCCCAGAAGCATCCTTCAGAGGACTTAA
- the RPA1 gene encoding replication protein A 70 kDa DNA-binding subunit encodes MSVRLSEGAIAAIMQGEYVSKPVLQVINTRAIATGNGPPRYRVLMSDGVNTLSSFMLATQLNYLVEEERLSAQCICQVNRFIVNSLKDGRRVVILMDLNVLKTADKVGGNIGNPVPYNEGQGQQRSSAPAANPAPSKPQQQNGNLSVAGPAAPKYHAPPSNQFGKVSAPSSVKTPGGSQAKVVPIASLNPYQSKWTICARVTQKGQIRTWSNSRGEGKLFSIELVDESGEIRATAFNDQADKFFPLIELNKVYYFTKGNLKTANKQYTAVKNDYEITFTNETSVVPCDDAQHLPSVQFEFVSIADLENTPKDSIVDVIGICKSYEDVTKITVKANNREVSKRNVHLMDISGKLVTATLWGNEAEQFDGSRQPVIAIKGARVSDFGGRSLSVLSSSTVVINPDSPEAFKLRGWFDSEGQLLECASISDVRGGPASGVNTNWKTLFEAKSENLGQGDKADYFSCVGTVVHLRKENCMYQACPSQDCNKKVIDQQNGLYRCEKCDREFPNFKYRMMLLVTIADCLEYQWVTCFQESAEFILGQNAAFLGELKEKNEQAFEEVFQNANFNTYEFRIRVKLETYNDESRIKATAVDVKPVNYREYSKRLIASIRRNAQLG; translated from the exons ATGAGCGTGCGGCTGAGCGAGGGTGCCATCGCG gccaTAATGCAGGGGGAGTACGTCTCCAAGCCCGTGCTGCAAGTTATC AATACACGGGCTATTGCTACAGGAAATGGGCCACCGCGTTACCGAGTGTTGATGAGTGATGGGGTTAACACACTCTCCT cattCATGTTGGCAACACAGCTGAACTATCTGGTGGAAGAGGAACGCTTATCAGCCCAATGTATTTGCCAGGTTAACAGATTCATTGTCAACAGCCTGAAAGATGGAAG GAGAGTGGTTATACTGATGGatttaaatgttctgaaaaCTGCTGATAAGGTTGGTGGGAATATTGGCAATCCAGTGCCGTACAATGAAG GGCAAGGGCAGCAACGTTcttcagctccagcagcaaacccagcacccagcaaaccacaacaacaaaatggCAATTTGTCAGTAGCAG GTCCTGCTGCTCCGAAGTACCATGCTCCTCCCTCAAACCAGTTTGGTAAAGTAAGCGCTCCCAGCTCAGTGAAGACACCAGGGGGATCGCAGGCCAAAGTAGTGCCGATTGCCAGCCTGAACCCATACCAATCTAA GTGGACCATTTGTGCTCGTGTTACCCAAAAAGGCCAGATCCGCACGTGGAGCAACTCCCGTGGTGAAGGAAAGCTCTTTTCTATAGAGCTAGTCGATGAAAGT GGTGAGATTAGAGCTACTGCATTCAATGATCAAGCAGACAAGTTCTTTCCCCTCATTGAATTGAACAAG GTATATTATTTTACCAAAGGCAATTTGAAGACTGCTAACAAGCAATACACAGCTGTTAAGAATGACTATGAGATTACATTCACTAATGAGACTTCAGTTGTGCCCTGTGATGATGCCCAGCATCTTCCATCTGTTCAGTTTGAGTTTGTATCCATTGCTGACTTGGAGAACACACCCAAAGACTCAATTGTTG ATGTAATTGGAATTTGTAAGAGCTACGAAGATGTCACTAAAATTACAGTGAAAGCTAACAATAGGGAGGTATCAAAGAGGAACGTGCACCTGATGGATATATCAGGGAAACTAGTGACGGCTACGCTATGGGGAAATGAG GCTGAACAGTTTGATGGTTCTAGACAACCTGTGATAGCCATCAAAGGAGCCCGAGTCTCTGATTTTGGTGGTAGAAGCCTGTCTGTCCTGTCCTCCAGTACAGTTGTCATCAACCCTGATAGCCCAGAGGCTTTTAAGCTCCGCGGATG GTTTGACTCTGAGGGGCAGCTTCTGGAATGTGCCTCAATCTCTGATGTGAGGGGTGGGCCAGCATCTGGGGTGAATACCAATTGGAAAACTTTGTTTGAAGCCAAATCTGAGAACTTGGGACAAGGAGATAAG GCGGATTATTTTAGCTGTGTGGGCACAGTTGTACATCTGCGCAAAGAGAACTGTATGTACCAGGCATGTCCCTCTCAGGATTGCAATAAGAAAGTGATAGACCAACAAAATGGACTGTATCGTTGTGAAAAGTGTGATCGTGAATTCCCCAACTTCAAGTATCGTATGATGCTTCTG gTGACCATTGCAGACTGTCTAGAGTATCAGTGGGTGACTTGTTTCCAAGAGTCAGCAGAATTCATTCTTGGGCAAAACGCAGCTTTCCTGGgagaactgaaggaaaag AATGAGCAGGCATTTGAAGAAGTGTTCCAAAATGCAAACTTCAACACGTATGAGTTCAGGATCCGAGTAAAACTGGAGACTTACAAT GATGAATCTCGTATTAAGGCTACAGCAGTGGATGTCAAACCTGTGAACTACAGGGAATACAGCAAGAGGTTGATCGCAAGCATCAGGAGAAATGCTCAGCTAGGGTGA
- the SMYD4 gene encoding SET and MYND domain-containing protein 4 isoform X2 gives MALPVEEWRLYAARRWAELEPVLRERLAAASLHDTLRLGCGLLRPEAVAVLRRLCRRAPAGKEPAAARFYREEGNRLFGRRHYGTAVRLYSQAASHEPPGSPEVSVCFANRSAALFHLRCFEVCLEDIARAESHGYPDRLLPKVLLRKAECLLCLGRLQDAADALSVVENKIAMDGIMTSPTHQALLKKLSQLKIKIHEKESCPEPARETCGDVQRRSEIWEENDSISGASSSLSLNFDIERGRHLVASQDILPGQSLLKEEAFVSVLCPGESRLLQDSSETVWDTRVTNADLYCHRCLRQLLASVPCRGCSYAKYCSQSCADMAWEQYHRTECSLGALLLTLGVFCHVALRTVLLAGFAEVSRLVEWSHDDDKDLHNPEARCKHLSEAPDTRAGTRSIPGCNDNGQYQSSYQAVFNLLPHAEKHSPEHKFLCMLSVVAICKQLQEAGLEAAVLNQESSEKWSKPKTCEKTSGELSPELKTMAEAMLRHVLQLQCNAQAITVMQESGSGDSAVVNKKLVRLATAFFPVLSLLNHSCCPNISVSFSGTAATVRASQAIPSGQEIFHCYGPHRCRMRVAERQQLLSQYFFECRCQACLDELESDVKSVASMRNSFCCPSCRAPVQGEEMLCCSNEACAISVSRESLSRRLWDLQQQIKKALELLRDRKADQAIKMLLKCQMDAGNFLSPGHLLMGEMEDHLAQVYATLDLRFLKL, from the exons ATGGCGCTGCCGGTAGAGGAGTGGCGGCTGTACGCCGCCCGGCGCTGGGCCGAGCTGGAGCCGGTGCTGCGGGAGCGGTTGGCGGCGGCGTCGCTGCACGACACGTTGCGCCTGGGCTGCGGCCTCCTCCG GCCCGAGGCGGTGGCGGTTCTGAGGCGGCTGTGCCGCCGGGCGCCCGCGGGCAAGGAGCCGGCGGCCGCGCGCTTCTACCGGGAGGAGGGAAACCGGCTGTTCGGCCGCCGCCATTACGGTACCGCCGTGAGGCTCTACTCGCAG GCGGCATCCCACGagccccccggcagccccgaGGTGTCCGTTTGCTTCGCCAACCGCTCCGCCGCCCTCTTCCACCTCAGGTGCTTTGAG GTTTGTTTGGAAGATATTGCCAGGGCTGAAAGTCATGGCTATCCAGACAGGCTGCTGCCCAAGGTCTTGCTTCGGAAGGCTGAATGTCTGCTGTGTTTGGGGAGGTTACAGGATGCAGCAGACGCCCTCAGTGTGGTGGAGAATAAAATTGCTATGGATGGCATCATGACTAGTCCTACACACCAGGCGCTGCTAAAAAAGTTAAGTCAACTGAAGATTAAAATACATGAGAAAGAGAGCTGTCCAGAGCCTGCAAGAGAAACATGTGGTGACGTTCAAAGAAGGTCAGAGATCTGGGAAGAGAATGACAGTATTTCAGGCGCATCTTCATCATTGAGCTTGAATTTTGATATAGAGAGAGGACGTCACTTGGTGGCCTCCCAGGACATCCTGCCAGGACAGAGCCTGTTGAAAGAGGAGGCCTTTGTAAGCGTGCTCTGCCCAGGGGAGAGCCGCCTTCTGCAGGACAGCAGTGAAACGGTGTGGGATACTCGAGTCACTAATGCAGATCTTTATTGCCACCGTTGTCTGAGGCAGCTCTTAGCCTCAGTGCCTTGCCGTGGGTGCAGTTATGCAAAGTactgcagccagagctgtgcAGACATGGCATGGGAGCAGTACCACAGGACAGAGTGCTCCCTGGGAGCGCTGCTTCTCACATTAGGGGTCTTCTGCCATGTTGCCTTGAGGACTGTTCTGCTGGCGGGATTTGCAGAGGTTAGCAGGCTGGTAGAATGGTCCCATGATGATGACAAGGACCTTCATAACCCTGAGGCAAGATGCAAACATCTCAGTGAGGCACCAGATACAAGAGCTGGTACCAGAAGTATCCCTGGTTGTAATGACAATGGTCAGTACCAGAGTTCTTACCAAGCTGTGTTCAACCTTTTGCCCCATGCTGAGAAGCATAGCCCTGAACATAAGTTCCTTTGCATGCTGAGTGTAGTAGCTATATGCAAACAACTGCAAGAAGCTGGCCTAGAGGCTGCTGTTTTGAATCAGGAATCATCTGAGAAGTGGTCCAAACCAAAGACATGTGAAAAAACATCGGGTGAATTGTCTCCAGAGCTGAAGACTATGGCAGAAGCGATGCTGAGGCATGTGTTGCAGCTGCAATGTAATGCACAAGCGATCACTGTAATGCAGGAGTCAG GATCCGGAGATAGTGCTGTTGTAAATAAGAAGCTTGTGCGCCTGGCGACAGCCTTCTTTCCTGTCCTCAGCCTTCTGAACCATTCGTGCTGTCCCAATATCAGCGTGTCATTTAGTGGGACAGCTGCCACTGTCAGGGCATCACAGGCAATCCCAAGCGGCCAAGAGATTTTCCATTGCTATG GGCCTCACCGATGTAGAATGAGGGTTGCTGAGAGACAACAGCTTCTCAGTCAATATTTCTTCGAGTGTCGCTGTCAGGCATGCCTTGATGAGTTAGAGTCTGATGTCAAGAGCGTGGCGTCTATGAGAAACTCATTCTGCTGTCCTAGCTGCCGGGCTCCAGTGCAG GGGGAAGAGATGCTTTGTTGTTCAAATGAAGCTTGTGCAATCTCAGTCAGCAGAGAGAGCCTGTCACGCCGTTTATGGGACCTTCAGCAACAAATCAAGAAAGCGTTAGAACTGCTAAGAGACAGGAAGGCTG ATCAAGCTATCAAAATGCTCCTGAAGTGTCAGATGGATGCTGGAAACTTCTTGTCTCCAGGGCATTTGCTGATGGGAGAGATGGAGGATCATCTGGCACAGGTCTATGCTACTCTTG ATTTGCGGTTTCTGAAGCTCTGA